The Trichosurus vulpecula isolate mTriVul1 chromosome 4, mTriVul1.pri, whole genome shotgun sequence genome contains a region encoding:
- the GPR171 gene encoding probable G-protein coupled receptor 171 produces MYSNSSPICMIYKDLEPFTYFFYLIFLVGIIGSCFAVWAFTQKDANPKCVSIYLINLLTADFLLTLALPVKIAVDLGVAPWKLKIFHCQVTACLIYINMYLSIIFLAFVSMDRCLQLIHSCKIYRIQEPGFAKMISMVVWLMVLLIMVPNMVIPIKDIQEKPIVGCMEFKKEFGKNWHVFTNFICVAIFLNFSAIILISNCLVIRQLYRKKDSENYANVKRALINILLITGSYIICFVPYHIVRIPYTLSQSNVITDCPTKISLFKAKEATLLLAVSNLCFDPVLYYNLSKAFRLKVTEIFASHRETGVQQEKPSHASEL; encoded by the coding sequence ATGTATTCCAACAGCTCTCCCATCTGCATGATCTACAAAGACCTGGAGCCATTTACATATTTCTTCTACTTGATCTTCCTCGTTGGAATTATTGGGAGCTGTTTTGCAGTCTGGGCATTCACCCAGAAAGATGCGAACCCCAAGTGTGTGAGCATATACTTAATTAACTTGCTCACGGCAGATTTCCTGCTCACTCTAGCACTGCCAGTAAAAATTGCTGTCGACTTAGGGGTGGCCCCATGGAAGTTAAAGATTTTCCACTGCCAAGTGACCGCTTGCCTAATCTACATCAACATGTACTTATCGATTATATTTTTAGCCTTTGTCAGCATGGATCGCTGTCTCCAGTTGATACACAGTTGCAAAATTTACAGGATACAGGAGCCTGGCTTTGCCAAAATGATCTCCATGGTGGTATGGCTGATGGTTCTCCTGATAATGGTACCCAACATGGTGATTCCCATCAAAGACATTCAAGAGAAGCCAATAGTGGGCTGCATGGAATTCAAAAAGGAGTTTGGGAAGAACTGGCATGTATTTACTAATTTCATATGTGTGGCAATATTCCTAAACTTCTCGGCAATCATTTTAATATCTAACTGCCTTGTCATCCGACAGCTCTACCGAAAAAAAGACAGCGAAAACTACGCAAACGTGAAACGGGCTCTGATTAATATACTGCTGATAACTGGAAGCTACATTATCTGTTTTGTTCCTTACCACATTGTTAGGATCCCCTACACTCTCAGTCAGAGCAATGTAATAACAGACTGCCCAACCAAGATCTCACTCTTTAAAGCTAAGGAAGCGACTTTACTGCTAGCAGTATCAAACCTCTGCTTTGATCCTGTTCTTTACTATAACCTCTCCAAAGCATTCCGGTTAAAAGTGACTGAGATCTTTGCATCGCATAGGGAGACAGGTGTTCAGCAAGAAAAACCAAGTCATGCAAGTGAACTATAA